The Halichoerus grypus chromosome 9, mHalGry1.hap1.1, whole genome shotgun sequence genome has a window encoding:
- the FOXP4 gene encoding forkhead box protein P4 isoform X1 yields the protein MMVESASETIRSAPSGQNGVGSISGQADGGGGGGGGAGAAGAGGGGAGRDSAAGADSNGEMSPAELLHFQQQQALQVARQFLLQQASGLSSPGNNDSKQSASAVQVPVSVAMMSPQMLTPQQMQQILSPPQLQALLQQQQALMLQQLQEYYKKQQEQLHLQLLTQQQAGKQQPKEALGNKQLAFQQQLLQMQQLQQQHLLNLQRQGLVSLQPSQASGPLQTLPQAAVCPTDLPQLWKGEGAPGQPAEDSVKQEGLDLTGSATTATSFAAPPKVSPPLSHHTLPNGQPTVLTPRRDSSSHEETPGSHPLYGHGECKWPGCETLCEDLGQFIKHLNTEHALDDRSTAQCRVQMQVVQQLEIQLAKESERLQAMMAHLHMRPSEPKPFSQPLNPVPGSSFSKVTVSAADSFPDGLVHPPTSAAAPVTPLRPPGLSSASLHSGGPARRRSSDKFCSPISSELAQNHEFYKNADVRPPFTYASLIRQAILETPDRQLTLNEIYNWFTRMFAYFRRNTATWKNAVRHNLSLHKCFVRVENVKGAVWTVDEREYQKRRPPKMTGSPTLVKNMISGLSYGALNASYQAALAESSFPLLSSPGVLNPGSAGSLLPLSHDEVGAPVEPLPSNGSSSPPRLSPPQYSHQVQVKEEPAEAEEDRRPGPPLGPPNPSTAGPPEDRDLEEELPGEELS from the exons ATGATGGTGGAATCCGCCTCGGAGACAATCAGGTCGGCTCCCTCTGGTCAGAACGGCGTGGGCAGCATTTCTGGGCAGGcggatggcggcggcggcggcggcggcggggccggggcggcgggcgctggcggcggcggcgcgggccggGACTCGGCGGCCGGAGCAGACAGCAACGGCGAGATGAGCCCCGCGGAGCTGCTGCACTTCCAGCAGCAACAG GCCCTCCAGGTGGCCAGGCAGTTCCTGCTGCAGCAGGCCTCCGGCCTGAGCTCCCCAGGCAACAATGACAGCAAGCAGTCGGCCTCTGCcgtgcag GTGCCTGTGTCGGTGGCCATGATGTCGCCGCAGATGCTTACCCCCCAACAGATGCAGCAGATCCTGTCGCCCCCACAGCTGCAGGCCTTGCTCCAGCAGCAACAGGCGCTCATGCTGCAGCAG CTGCAGGAATACTATAAGAAGCAGCAAGAGCAGCTCCACTTACAGCTCCTCACCCAACAGCAGGCTGGGAAGCAGCAACCCAAAGAG GCACTGGGGAACAAGCAGCTGGCCTTCCAGCAGCAGCTCCTGCAAATGCAACAGTTGCAGCAGCAGCACCTGCTCAACCTGCAGAGACAGGGGCTGGTCAGCCTGCAGCCCAGCCAAGCCTCAGGGCCCCTCCAGACCCTCCCGCAAG CAGCCGTGTGCCCGACGGACCTGCCCCAGCTGTGGAAGGGCGAGGGTGCCCCCGGGCAGCCCGCCGAGGACAGCGTCAAGCAGGAGGGGCTGGACCTCACCGGCTCAGCCACCACCGCTACCTCGTTTGCCGCCCCCCCCAAAGTCTCACCCCCCCTCTCCCACCACACCCTGCCCAACGGACAGCCCACTGTGCTCACACCTCGGAGAGACAG CTCCTCCCACGAGGAGACGCCAGGCTCCCACCCCCTCTACGGACACGGAGAGTGTAAGTGGCCAGGCTGTGAGACCCTGTGTGAAGACCTGGGCCAGTTTATCAA ACACCTCAACACAGAGCACGCCCTGGATGACCGGAGCACAGCCCAGTGCCGCGTACAGATGCAGGTGGTGCAGCAGCTGGAGATCCAG CTCGCCAAGGAGAGTGAGAGGCTGCAGGCCATGATGGCCCACCTGCACATGCGGCCCTCCGAGCCCAAGCCCTTCAGCCAGCCA CTGAACCCGGTCCCCGGCTCCTCATTCTCCAAGGTGACCGTCTCTGCAGCAGACTCATTCCCAGATGGTCTCGTGCACCCCCCCACCTCGGCCGCTGCCCCTGTCACCCCCCTACGGCCCCCTGGCCTCAGCTCTgcctccctgcacagcggggGCCCCGCCCGCCGGAGGAGCAGTGACAAGTTCTGCTCCCCCATCTCCTCAG aGCTGGCCCAGAATCATGAGTTCTACAAAAACGCCGACGTCAGGCCCCCCTTCACCTACGCCTCCCTCATCCGCCAG GCCATTCTGGAAACCCCTGACAGGCAGCTGACCCTGAATGAGATCTATAACTGGTTCACCAGGATGTTCGCCTATTTCCGGAGAAACACTGCCACCTGGAAG AACGCTGTGCGGCACAACCTCAGCCTGCACAAGTGCTTCGTGCGCGTGGAGAACGTCAAGGGCGCTGTGTGGACTGTGGACGAACGCGAGTATCAGAAGCGGAGGCCACCAAAGATGACAGG GAGCCCCACCCTGGTGAAGAACATGATCTCGGGCCTCAGTTATGGAGCACTTAATGCCAGCTACCAG GCTGCGCTGGCCGAGAGCAGCTTCCCCCTCCTCAGCAGCCCTGGCGTGCTGAACCCTGGCTCCGCCGGCAGCCTCCTGCCCCTCAGCCACGACGAAGTGGGTGCCCCCGTGGAGCCGCTCCCCAGCAATGGCAGCAGCAGCCCCCCTCGCCTCTCCCCGCCCCAGTACAG CCACCAGGTGCAGGTGAAAGAGGAGCCGGCCGAGGCGGAGGAAGACAGGCGGCCGGGCCCTCCCCTgggcccccccaaccccagcaccGCGGGGCCTCCAGAAGACAGGGACCTGGAGGAGGAGCTGCCGGGAGAGGAACTGTCCTAA
- the FOXP4 gene encoding forkhead box protein P4 isoform X2, whose amino-acid sequence MMVESASETIRSAPSGQNGVGSISGQADGGGGGGGGAGAAGAGGGGAGRDSAAGADSNGEMSPAELLHFQQQQALQVARQFLLQQASGLSSPGNNDSKQSASAVQVPVSVAMMSPQMLTPQQMQQILSPPQLQALLQQQQALMLQQLQEYYKKQQEQLHLQLLTQQQAGKQQPKEALGNKQLAFQQQLLQMQQLQQQHLLNLQRQGLVSLQPSQASGPLQTLPQAVCPTDLPQLWKGEGAPGQPAEDSVKQEGLDLTGSATTATSFAAPPKVSPPLSHHTLPNGQPTVLTPRRDSSSHEETPGSHPLYGHGECKWPGCETLCEDLGQFIKHLNTEHALDDRSTAQCRVQMQVVQQLEIQLAKESERLQAMMAHLHMRPSEPKPFSQPLNPVPGSSFSKVTVSAADSFPDGLVHPPTSAAAPVTPLRPPGLSSASLHSGGPARRRSSDKFCSPISSELAQNHEFYKNADVRPPFTYASLIRQAILETPDRQLTLNEIYNWFTRMFAYFRRNTATWKNAVRHNLSLHKCFVRVENVKGAVWTVDEREYQKRRPPKMTGSPTLVKNMISGLSYGALNASYQAALAESSFPLLSSPGVLNPGSAGSLLPLSHDEVGAPVEPLPSNGSSSPPRLSPPQYSHQVQVKEEPAEAEEDRRPGPPLGPPNPSTAGPPEDRDLEEELPGEELS is encoded by the exons ATGATGGTGGAATCCGCCTCGGAGACAATCAGGTCGGCTCCCTCTGGTCAGAACGGCGTGGGCAGCATTTCTGGGCAGGcggatggcggcggcggcggcggcggcggggccggggcggcgggcgctggcggcggcggcgcgggccggGACTCGGCGGCCGGAGCAGACAGCAACGGCGAGATGAGCCCCGCGGAGCTGCTGCACTTCCAGCAGCAACAG GCCCTCCAGGTGGCCAGGCAGTTCCTGCTGCAGCAGGCCTCCGGCCTGAGCTCCCCAGGCAACAATGACAGCAAGCAGTCGGCCTCTGCcgtgcag GTGCCTGTGTCGGTGGCCATGATGTCGCCGCAGATGCTTACCCCCCAACAGATGCAGCAGATCCTGTCGCCCCCACAGCTGCAGGCCTTGCTCCAGCAGCAACAGGCGCTCATGCTGCAGCAG CTGCAGGAATACTATAAGAAGCAGCAAGAGCAGCTCCACTTACAGCTCCTCACCCAACAGCAGGCTGGGAAGCAGCAACCCAAAGAG GCACTGGGGAACAAGCAGCTGGCCTTCCAGCAGCAGCTCCTGCAAATGCAACAGTTGCAGCAGCAGCACCTGCTCAACCTGCAGAGACAGGGGCTGGTCAGCCTGCAGCCCAGCCAAGCCTCAGGGCCCCTCCAGACCCTCCCGCAAG CCGTGTGCCCGACGGACCTGCCCCAGCTGTGGAAGGGCGAGGGTGCCCCCGGGCAGCCCGCCGAGGACAGCGTCAAGCAGGAGGGGCTGGACCTCACCGGCTCAGCCACCACCGCTACCTCGTTTGCCGCCCCCCCCAAAGTCTCACCCCCCCTCTCCCACCACACCCTGCCCAACGGACAGCCCACTGTGCTCACACCTCGGAGAGACAG CTCCTCCCACGAGGAGACGCCAGGCTCCCACCCCCTCTACGGACACGGAGAGTGTAAGTGGCCAGGCTGTGAGACCCTGTGTGAAGACCTGGGCCAGTTTATCAA ACACCTCAACACAGAGCACGCCCTGGATGACCGGAGCACAGCCCAGTGCCGCGTACAGATGCAGGTGGTGCAGCAGCTGGAGATCCAG CTCGCCAAGGAGAGTGAGAGGCTGCAGGCCATGATGGCCCACCTGCACATGCGGCCCTCCGAGCCCAAGCCCTTCAGCCAGCCA CTGAACCCGGTCCCCGGCTCCTCATTCTCCAAGGTGACCGTCTCTGCAGCAGACTCATTCCCAGATGGTCTCGTGCACCCCCCCACCTCGGCCGCTGCCCCTGTCACCCCCCTACGGCCCCCTGGCCTCAGCTCTgcctccctgcacagcggggGCCCCGCCCGCCGGAGGAGCAGTGACAAGTTCTGCTCCCCCATCTCCTCAG aGCTGGCCCAGAATCATGAGTTCTACAAAAACGCCGACGTCAGGCCCCCCTTCACCTACGCCTCCCTCATCCGCCAG GCCATTCTGGAAACCCCTGACAGGCAGCTGACCCTGAATGAGATCTATAACTGGTTCACCAGGATGTTCGCCTATTTCCGGAGAAACACTGCCACCTGGAAG AACGCTGTGCGGCACAACCTCAGCCTGCACAAGTGCTTCGTGCGCGTGGAGAACGTCAAGGGCGCTGTGTGGACTGTGGACGAACGCGAGTATCAGAAGCGGAGGCCACCAAAGATGACAGG GAGCCCCACCCTGGTGAAGAACATGATCTCGGGCCTCAGTTATGGAGCACTTAATGCCAGCTACCAG GCTGCGCTGGCCGAGAGCAGCTTCCCCCTCCTCAGCAGCCCTGGCGTGCTGAACCCTGGCTCCGCCGGCAGCCTCCTGCCCCTCAGCCACGACGAAGTGGGTGCCCCCGTGGAGCCGCTCCCCAGCAATGGCAGCAGCAGCCCCCCTCGCCTCTCCCCGCCCCAGTACAG CCACCAGGTGCAGGTGAAAGAGGAGCCGGCCGAGGCGGAGGAAGACAGGCGGCCGGGCCCTCCCCTgggcccccccaaccccagcaccGCGGGGCCTCCAGAAGACAGGGACCTGGAGGAGGAGCTGCCGGGAGAGGAACTGTCCTAA
- the FOXP4 gene encoding forkhead box protein P4 isoform X3, producing the protein MMVESASETIRSAPSGQNGVGSISGQADGGGGGGGGAGAAGAGGGGAGRDSAAGADSNGEMSPAELLHFQQQQALQVARQFLLQQASGLSSPGNNDSKQSASAVQVPVSVAMMSPQMLTPQQMQQILSPPQLQALLQQQQALMLQQLQEYYKKQQEQLHLQLLTQQQAGKQQPKEALGNKQLAFQQQLLQMQQLQQQHLLNLQRQGLVSLQPSQASGPLQTLPQAAVCPTDLPQLWKGEGAPGQPAEDSVKQEGLDLTGSATTATSFAAPPKVSPPLSHHTLPNGQPTVLTPRRDSSSHEETPGSHPLYGHGECKWPGCETLCEDLGQFIKHLNTEHALDDRSTAQCRVQMQVVQQLEIQLAKESERLQAMMAHLHMRPSEPKPFSQPVTVSAADSFPDGLVHPPTSAAAPVTPLRPPGLSSASLHSGGPARRRSSDKFCSPISSELAQNHEFYKNADVRPPFTYASLIRQAILETPDRQLTLNEIYNWFTRMFAYFRRNTATWKNAVRHNLSLHKCFVRVENVKGAVWTVDEREYQKRRPPKMTGSPTLVKNMISGLSYGALNASYQAALAESSFPLLSSPGVLNPGSAGSLLPLSHDEVGAPVEPLPSNGSSSPPRLSPPQYSHQVQVKEEPAEAEEDRRPGPPLGPPNPSTAGPPEDRDLEEELPGEELS; encoded by the exons ATGATGGTGGAATCCGCCTCGGAGACAATCAGGTCGGCTCCCTCTGGTCAGAACGGCGTGGGCAGCATTTCTGGGCAGGcggatggcggcggcggcggcggcggcggggccggggcggcgggcgctggcggcggcggcgcgggccggGACTCGGCGGCCGGAGCAGACAGCAACGGCGAGATGAGCCCCGCGGAGCTGCTGCACTTCCAGCAGCAACAG GCCCTCCAGGTGGCCAGGCAGTTCCTGCTGCAGCAGGCCTCCGGCCTGAGCTCCCCAGGCAACAATGACAGCAAGCAGTCGGCCTCTGCcgtgcag GTGCCTGTGTCGGTGGCCATGATGTCGCCGCAGATGCTTACCCCCCAACAGATGCAGCAGATCCTGTCGCCCCCACAGCTGCAGGCCTTGCTCCAGCAGCAACAGGCGCTCATGCTGCAGCAG CTGCAGGAATACTATAAGAAGCAGCAAGAGCAGCTCCACTTACAGCTCCTCACCCAACAGCAGGCTGGGAAGCAGCAACCCAAAGAG GCACTGGGGAACAAGCAGCTGGCCTTCCAGCAGCAGCTCCTGCAAATGCAACAGTTGCAGCAGCAGCACCTGCTCAACCTGCAGAGACAGGGGCTGGTCAGCCTGCAGCCCAGCCAAGCCTCAGGGCCCCTCCAGACCCTCCCGCAAG CAGCCGTGTGCCCGACGGACCTGCCCCAGCTGTGGAAGGGCGAGGGTGCCCCCGGGCAGCCCGCCGAGGACAGCGTCAAGCAGGAGGGGCTGGACCTCACCGGCTCAGCCACCACCGCTACCTCGTTTGCCGCCCCCCCCAAAGTCTCACCCCCCCTCTCCCACCACACCCTGCCCAACGGACAGCCCACTGTGCTCACACCTCGGAGAGACAG CTCCTCCCACGAGGAGACGCCAGGCTCCCACCCCCTCTACGGACACGGAGAGTGTAAGTGGCCAGGCTGTGAGACCCTGTGTGAAGACCTGGGCCAGTTTATCAA ACACCTCAACACAGAGCACGCCCTGGATGACCGGAGCACAGCCCAGTGCCGCGTACAGATGCAGGTGGTGCAGCAGCTGGAGATCCAG CTCGCCAAGGAGAGTGAGAGGCTGCAGGCCATGATGGCCCACCTGCACATGCGGCCCTCCGAGCCCAAGCCCTTCAGCCAGCCA GTGACCGTCTCTGCAGCAGACTCATTCCCAGATGGTCTCGTGCACCCCCCCACCTCGGCCGCTGCCCCTGTCACCCCCCTACGGCCCCCTGGCCTCAGCTCTgcctccctgcacagcggggGCCCCGCCCGCCGGAGGAGCAGTGACAAGTTCTGCTCCCCCATCTCCTCAG aGCTGGCCCAGAATCATGAGTTCTACAAAAACGCCGACGTCAGGCCCCCCTTCACCTACGCCTCCCTCATCCGCCAG GCCATTCTGGAAACCCCTGACAGGCAGCTGACCCTGAATGAGATCTATAACTGGTTCACCAGGATGTTCGCCTATTTCCGGAGAAACACTGCCACCTGGAAG AACGCTGTGCGGCACAACCTCAGCCTGCACAAGTGCTTCGTGCGCGTGGAGAACGTCAAGGGCGCTGTGTGGACTGTGGACGAACGCGAGTATCAGAAGCGGAGGCCACCAAAGATGACAGG GAGCCCCACCCTGGTGAAGAACATGATCTCGGGCCTCAGTTATGGAGCACTTAATGCCAGCTACCAG GCTGCGCTGGCCGAGAGCAGCTTCCCCCTCCTCAGCAGCCCTGGCGTGCTGAACCCTGGCTCCGCCGGCAGCCTCCTGCCCCTCAGCCACGACGAAGTGGGTGCCCCCGTGGAGCCGCTCCCCAGCAATGGCAGCAGCAGCCCCCCTCGCCTCTCCCCGCCCCAGTACAG CCACCAGGTGCAGGTGAAAGAGGAGCCGGCCGAGGCGGAGGAAGACAGGCGGCCGGGCCCTCCCCTgggcccccccaaccccagcaccGCGGGGCCTCCAGAAGACAGGGACCTGGAGGAGGAGCTGCCGGGAGAGGAACTGTCCTAA
- the FOXP4 gene encoding forkhead box protein P4 isoform X5, which produces MMVESASETIRSAPSGQNGVGSISGQADGGGGGGGGAGAAGAGGGGAGRDSAAGADSNGEMSPAELLHFQQQQALQVARQFLLQQASGLSSPGNNDSKQSASAVQVPVSVAMMSPQMLTPQQMQQILSPPQLQALLQQQQALMLQQLQEYYKKQQEQLHLQLLTQQQAGKQQPKEALGNKQLAFQQQLLQMQQLQQQHLLNLQRQGLVSLQPSQASGPLQTLPQAVCPTDLPQLWKGEGAPGQPAEDSVKQEGLDLTGSATTATSFAAPPKVSPPLSHHTLPNGQPTVLTPRRDSSSHEETPGSHPLYGHGECKWPGCETLCEDLGQFIKHLNTEHALDDRSTAQCRVQMQVVQQLEIQLAKESERLQAMMAHLHMRPSEPKPFSQPVTVSAADSFPDGLVHPPTSAAAPVTPLRPPGLSSASLHSGGPARRRSSDKFCSPISSELAQNHEFYKNADVRPPFTYASLIRQAILETPDRQLTLNEIYNWFTRMFAYFRRNTATWKNAVRHNLSLHKCFVRVENVKGAVWTVDEREYQKRRPPKMTGSPTLVKNMISGLSYGALNASYQAALAESSFPLLSSPGVLNPGSAGSLLPLSHDEVGAPVEPLPSNGSSSPPRLSPPQYSHQVQVKEEPAEAEEDRRPGPPLGPPNPSTAGPPEDRDLEEELPGEELS; this is translated from the exons ATGATGGTGGAATCCGCCTCGGAGACAATCAGGTCGGCTCCCTCTGGTCAGAACGGCGTGGGCAGCATTTCTGGGCAGGcggatggcggcggcggcggcggcggcggggccggggcggcgggcgctggcggcggcggcgcgggccggGACTCGGCGGCCGGAGCAGACAGCAACGGCGAGATGAGCCCCGCGGAGCTGCTGCACTTCCAGCAGCAACAG GCCCTCCAGGTGGCCAGGCAGTTCCTGCTGCAGCAGGCCTCCGGCCTGAGCTCCCCAGGCAACAATGACAGCAAGCAGTCGGCCTCTGCcgtgcag GTGCCTGTGTCGGTGGCCATGATGTCGCCGCAGATGCTTACCCCCCAACAGATGCAGCAGATCCTGTCGCCCCCACAGCTGCAGGCCTTGCTCCAGCAGCAACAGGCGCTCATGCTGCAGCAG CTGCAGGAATACTATAAGAAGCAGCAAGAGCAGCTCCACTTACAGCTCCTCACCCAACAGCAGGCTGGGAAGCAGCAACCCAAAGAG GCACTGGGGAACAAGCAGCTGGCCTTCCAGCAGCAGCTCCTGCAAATGCAACAGTTGCAGCAGCAGCACCTGCTCAACCTGCAGAGACAGGGGCTGGTCAGCCTGCAGCCCAGCCAAGCCTCAGGGCCCCTCCAGACCCTCCCGCAAG CCGTGTGCCCGACGGACCTGCCCCAGCTGTGGAAGGGCGAGGGTGCCCCCGGGCAGCCCGCCGAGGACAGCGTCAAGCAGGAGGGGCTGGACCTCACCGGCTCAGCCACCACCGCTACCTCGTTTGCCGCCCCCCCCAAAGTCTCACCCCCCCTCTCCCACCACACCCTGCCCAACGGACAGCCCACTGTGCTCACACCTCGGAGAGACAG CTCCTCCCACGAGGAGACGCCAGGCTCCCACCCCCTCTACGGACACGGAGAGTGTAAGTGGCCAGGCTGTGAGACCCTGTGTGAAGACCTGGGCCAGTTTATCAA ACACCTCAACACAGAGCACGCCCTGGATGACCGGAGCACAGCCCAGTGCCGCGTACAGATGCAGGTGGTGCAGCAGCTGGAGATCCAG CTCGCCAAGGAGAGTGAGAGGCTGCAGGCCATGATGGCCCACCTGCACATGCGGCCCTCCGAGCCCAAGCCCTTCAGCCAGCCA GTGACCGTCTCTGCAGCAGACTCATTCCCAGATGGTCTCGTGCACCCCCCCACCTCGGCCGCTGCCCCTGTCACCCCCCTACGGCCCCCTGGCCTCAGCTCTgcctccctgcacagcggggGCCCCGCCCGCCGGAGGAGCAGTGACAAGTTCTGCTCCCCCATCTCCTCAG aGCTGGCCCAGAATCATGAGTTCTACAAAAACGCCGACGTCAGGCCCCCCTTCACCTACGCCTCCCTCATCCGCCAG GCCATTCTGGAAACCCCTGACAGGCAGCTGACCCTGAATGAGATCTATAACTGGTTCACCAGGATGTTCGCCTATTTCCGGAGAAACACTGCCACCTGGAAG AACGCTGTGCGGCACAACCTCAGCCTGCACAAGTGCTTCGTGCGCGTGGAGAACGTCAAGGGCGCTGTGTGGACTGTGGACGAACGCGAGTATCAGAAGCGGAGGCCACCAAAGATGACAGG GAGCCCCACCCTGGTGAAGAACATGATCTCGGGCCTCAGTTATGGAGCACTTAATGCCAGCTACCAG GCTGCGCTGGCCGAGAGCAGCTTCCCCCTCCTCAGCAGCCCTGGCGTGCTGAACCCTGGCTCCGCCGGCAGCCTCCTGCCCCTCAGCCACGACGAAGTGGGTGCCCCCGTGGAGCCGCTCCCCAGCAATGGCAGCAGCAGCCCCCCTCGCCTCTCCCCGCCCCAGTACAG CCACCAGGTGCAGGTGAAAGAGGAGCCGGCCGAGGCGGAGGAAGACAGGCGGCCGGGCCCTCCCCTgggcccccccaaccccagcaccGCGGGGCCTCCAGAAGACAGGGACCTGGAGGAGGAGCTGCCGGGAGAGGAACTGTCCTAA
- the FOXP4 gene encoding forkhead box protein P4 isoform X6: MMVESASETIRSAPSGQNGVGSISGQADGGGGGGGGAGAAGAGGGGAGRDSAAGADSNGEMSPAELLHFQQQQALQVARQFLLQQASGLSSPGNNDSKQSASAVQMQQILSPPQLQALLQQQQALMLQQLQEYYKKQQEQLHLQLLTQQQAGKQQPKEALGNKQLAFQQQLLQMQQLQQQHLLNLQRQGLVSLQPSQASGPLQTLPQAAVCPTDLPQLWKGEGAPGQPAEDSVKQEGLDLTGSATTATSFAAPPKVSPPLSHHTLPNGQPTVLTPRRDSSSHEETPGSHPLYGHGECKWPGCETLCEDLGQFIKHLNTEHALDDRSTAQCRVQMQVVQQLEIQLAKESERLQAMMAHLHMRPSEPKPFSQPLNPVPGSSFSKVTVSAADSFPDGLVHPPTSAAAPVTPLRPPGLSSASLHSGGPARRRSSDKFCSPISSELAQNHEFYKNADVRPPFTYASLIRQAILETPDRQLTLNEIYNWFTRMFAYFRRNTATWKNAVRHNLSLHKCFVRVENVKGAVWTVDEREYQKRRPPKMTGSPTLVKNMISGLSYGALNASYQAALAESSFPLLSSPGVLNPGSAGSLLPLSHDEVGAPVEPLPSNGSSSPPRLSPPQYSHQVQVKEEPAEAEEDRRPGPPLGPPNPSTAGPPEDRDLEEELPGEELS, encoded by the exons ATGATGGTGGAATCCGCCTCGGAGACAATCAGGTCGGCTCCCTCTGGTCAGAACGGCGTGGGCAGCATTTCTGGGCAGGcggatggcggcggcggcggcggcggcggggccggggcggcgggcgctggcggcggcggcgcgggccggGACTCGGCGGCCGGAGCAGACAGCAACGGCGAGATGAGCCCCGCGGAGCTGCTGCACTTCCAGCAGCAACAG GCCCTCCAGGTGGCCAGGCAGTTCCTGCTGCAGCAGGCCTCCGGCCTGAGCTCCCCAGGCAACAATGACAGCAAGCAGTCGGCCTCTGCcgtgcag ATGCAGCAGATCCTGTCGCCCCCACAGCTGCAGGCCTTGCTCCAGCAGCAACAGGCGCTCATGCTGCAGCAG CTGCAGGAATACTATAAGAAGCAGCAAGAGCAGCTCCACTTACAGCTCCTCACCCAACAGCAGGCTGGGAAGCAGCAACCCAAAGAG GCACTGGGGAACAAGCAGCTGGCCTTCCAGCAGCAGCTCCTGCAAATGCAACAGTTGCAGCAGCAGCACCTGCTCAACCTGCAGAGACAGGGGCTGGTCAGCCTGCAGCCCAGCCAAGCCTCAGGGCCCCTCCAGACCCTCCCGCAAG CAGCCGTGTGCCCGACGGACCTGCCCCAGCTGTGGAAGGGCGAGGGTGCCCCCGGGCAGCCCGCCGAGGACAGCGTCAAGCAGGAGGGGCTGGACCTCACCGGCTCAGCCACCACCGCTACCTCGTTTGCCGCCCCCCCCAAAGTCTCACCCCCCCTCTCCCACCACACCCTGCCCAACGGACAGCCCACTGTGCTCACACCTCGGAGAGACAG CTCCTCCCACGAGGAGACGCCAGGCTCCCACCCCCTCTACGGACACGGAGAGTGTAAGTGGCCAGGCTGTGAGACCCTGTGTGAAGACCTGGGCCAGTTTATCAA ACACCTCAACACAGAGCACGCCCTGGATGACCGGAGCACAGCCCAGTGCCGCGTACAGATGCAGGTGGTGCAGCAGCTGGAGATCCAG CTCGCCAAGGAGAGTGAGAGGCTGCAGGCCATGATGGCCCACCTGCACATGCGGCCCTCCGAGCCCAAGCCCTTCAGCCAGCCA CTGAACCCGGTCCCCGGCTCCTCATTCTCCAAGGTGACCGTCTCTGCAGCAGACTCATTCCCAGATGGTCTCGTGCACCCCCCCACCTCGGCCGCTGCCCCTGTCACCCCCCTACGGCCCCCTGGCCTCAGCTCTgcctccctgcacagcggggGCCCCGCCCGCCGGAGGAGCAGTGACAAGTTCTGCTCCCCCATCTCCTCAG aGCTGGCCCAGAATCATGAGTTCTACAAAAACGCCGACGTCAGGCCCCCCTTCACCTACGCCTCCCTCATCCGCCAG GCCATTCTGGAAACCCCTGACAGGCAGCTGACCCTGAATGAGATCTATAACTGGTTCACCAGGATGTTCGCCTATTTCCGGAGAAACACTGCCACCTGGAAG AACGCTGTGCGGCACAACCTCAGCCTGCACAAGTGCTTCGTGCGCGTGGAGAACGTCAAGGGCGCTGTGTGGACTGTGGACGAACGCGAGTATCAGAAGCGGAGGCCACCAAAGATGACAGG GAGCCCCACCCTGGTGAAGAACATGATCTCGGGCCTCAGTTATGGAGCACTTAATGCCAGCTACCAG GCTGCGCTGGCCGAGAGCAGCTTCCCCCTCCTCAGCAGCCCTGGCGTGCTGAACCCTGGCTCCGCCGGCAGCCTCCTGCCCCTCAGCCACGACGAAGTGGGTGCCCCCGTGGAGCCGCTCCCCAGCAATGGCAGCAGCAGCCCCCCTCGCCTCTCCCCGCCCCAGTACAG CCACCAGGTGCAGGTGAAAGAGGAGCCGGCCGAGGCGGAGGAAGACAGGCGGCCGGGCCCTCCCCTgggcccccccaaccccagcaccGCGGGGCCTCCAGAAGACAGGGACCTGGAGGAGGAGCTGCCGGGAGAGGAACTGTCCTAA